The Danio aesculapii chromosome 7, fDanAes4.1, whole genome shotgun sequence DNA window GAAGAGAGGAACTTCTGCTGACTGTTGTCAATGATGACTTGGTGGGTGTTATTTTCCACTAATATCCAGCTGCAGTCCCGCagacccacacacgtttcaggcacacacaatccagcacacacgatctaggcaaaccagatatggttacgacggatgttaatgttatgaacgtcttctcggacatcgtcatcaatatatttttatatacagtttaggtcaaaattattagcccccccccccccccacctgatttattttatctttgccatgatgacagtaaataatatttgactagatatttttcaagacacttctatacagcttaaagtgacatttaaaggcttaactgggttaatcaggttaactaggcaggttagggtaattaggcaagttgttgtataacgatggtttgttctgtagacagtcgaaaaaaattagcttaaatgggctaataattttgtcctttaaatggtgtttaaaatattaaaaactgcttttattctagtcgaaataaaacaagtaagactttctccagaagaaaaaatattatcagaaatactgtgaaaatttccttgctttactgttaaacatcatttgggaaatattttaaaaagaaaacagaattTAAAgggtgacttcaactgtatattgttaataataaatatattgtacacaataaacaatagagtatactatttgacaaatattgcaaaaGAAATGGGCGAATAGGCATcattgtttccgatcgccattcaatataatagactgaacagttttctatcagtcatcatagatgatcagtcattacttatttatatatatttatatattttatttgtttgctggccttactgaaacatttttcagagatATTCATATTTGCTCCAGCgattgaatagtatttatttgtttaattttatattaacttttattaatgatttgctatatactatagtaatttgtagtaagtaatgtattgtttttaaagtactggtaatttgtgGTAATTAAAGTTGCAACAAATATAGTtagtaatacaaacaaattaactgttaataataaaaaagtaggtaaaagtttagtaaaagataaagtagtttatcagtttataactatattaattttaaattattaactatagtaattaattttaatgcgacacattattgttttgttttttatattttactacaaaACCATTTTAACTAAATAAGACAACATTAGGATCATTAGCAACATTAGAATGACAACATTAAGATACTGAATTTGTTTATTACACtaaatcctacaattagacggttTATTAGGCCTATGTTTTCGTTGTGTATGTGGatacgtgaataaagtcataagtgtttaccaattatttttatttacataatttgagttccaaaactgcacagatgttataattattcattcattcattaattaattcattcattcattcatattcttttcgacttagtgccTTTTTTCATCCGGGGTcatcacaacggaatgaaccaccaacttatccagcatatgttttacgcagcggatacccttccagctgcaacccatctctggggaacacacatacactctcattcacacacatacaggacaatttttagcttacccaattcacctataccacatgtctttggacttgtgcggaaaagcagagcacccagaggaaacccacgcgaacgcagggagaacatgcaaactccacacagaaatggcaactgacccagcagaggctcgaaccagcgaccttcttgctgtgaggcgacagcactacctactgtgccaccgcgtcaccctgtTATAATTAATGTAACGAAATAATAATGGAATAAGGACTGAAATGGGGAGCCATAAACTGTTCAGTATAATGAATGGCAATCGTAGCATGAGCAGACTCGATTGCCATATTTGTAAAATTCAGTCAGAATCCCATCAGTGAGTCAACAGTCAATTTAgagatcttaaagggatagtttacccaacaaTTAAAAATCATGGGTGATTAccttttcattttggggtgtcATATTCTTTTAAAGTCCcttcaaaaaattttttttaataaatgtctgGATGTTAATTTCAATtaagttaaaggggtggtccactacgatatcatattttaaactttggttgatgtgtaatgtagctgtgtgaacataaacaacatctctgaatgtaaaacgcTCAAAGTTTAATGGAAAAgtagacattggcttttacagagttagcttagcgaagcctacagcgaacaaagtttggggactacaaaaaaatacatccgggttaatgatgtcataaacccttcatgTTACGAGCAAACACCCCAACGCAGCGAAGGGGTGTAGCCAGATGCGCTGTAATGGTATAGTAGAGACACTTCCTAgtgacatggagccgatccgcgaatcacagcacattatgtcagctgaccaatcagagcctcttgagggtgggctttcggaggaactaggataTATAATAATCGTTTTCATGTTAACTGAGTAGCTGTATAGAACTAAAGTAAGATATGTGGAAAATAGCATGTTTttttacaagtgaagcatgagcacacattgctttgcatcttataaagacaaccaagccttaaaaacacactctggaccacccctttaatctaTAAGCAAGTGTtctccaaaacaaaaacaaaattgtgtaaaatataaatatgctttCCATTTGGGTGAGTGAATTCTGGTTTCATGGCAATTTAACACAAACTGCTGAAAAATAACCTATTGGACACGTCAATGAATGCTGTATTTCAAAACGGAGAAACAGTCAGTCAAACTCAGAACTGCTAGTTTAGACTGTTGCTGTCAAATTTAGGTGCGGCTTTAGCTTAATGACTGGCTGACAGAGATATGATATAGACAACATTTTCTtagtttatttatgtaaattagtTTATATTATGACTATCATCTATGGTTAagggcaggggttcccaaacttttcaacccgcgacccccaaaataataattccagtgactcgtgaccccacTGTTCTCGGAGGTGGTATTAAACACACAATCATTGCACACAACGGTGCACACACACCAACAGGAACATATATAAGCACAAGCatatttacaacacaaaaaaatgcaattcaaacaaccatataatttttcaaagtcatttgtttaattaatattaacctcaTTTCATGAGCATGGTAGGCataatgtttacagcacaagactatttttagtttaattttggaGTCTGCCAgttggagatcatcctccatgttcagtcgtggcctttatttttaatgtgcgtgagtgccgtaaaggtgtcaaagtttaacattgtgccgtaaaatcaatctgctgcaactaacactattgctgCGTCATTAATCTAGCATAATAACCCCAGGGGTTGCAATCCAGTGGAAAAAATTTAaaagctgatggctttttatttgtatattttttatttaactactaaatactattttatgtaggctatggataaaatatgataattataatagtttaataaaatataagagATTTTTGTAAATCACCAAACGACCCCCCCATCATTATCTTGAggcccccactttgagaaccactggtttaggGGATACCTGATATGTCCAGCCCTGTCTTCCTGTTTCAATGGAAATTGGCATCAAACACACATTGAACAAATCTGTGCATTAAAAGGCACTTCAGTAGACCTTTAAACACACTAGTACTATAAAGAGTCACAAAATTATGACCACCTGCATAATAAACTGTTGGTCATGGTCTGTTTGAGACCCCTGAATGTGCCCTGTGGTATGTGACACCAAGACACTATCAGCAGAATCTTTCAAGTCTCGTTATAAAGTGGAGCCACTGTGGATTCAATTGTTGGTCCAGTACATACCACAGATTTGACTGAGATCTGGGGAATTTGGAGGCTAGGACACCTTGAACTCTTCAGCATGTTCCCAAAACCATTCCTGAACATTGTGTGCTGTGTGGCAGAGACCAATATCCCGCTGAAAGAGGCCACTTCCTGCAGTGAAGGCCATTGTAGTGGAGGGGTGTTGCTGGTCTGCAACAATGTCTGGGTTTCTTGAAAATTTATGTCCACATGAATAAGACTGGTTTCCAGGCAGAACATTGCCAGATGCACCGTCATTACTAGAAAACAAGCTTCATTGGCCACTTTCAACAAGTTCATTATTCAGATCCAATGCTTTGACCATTGTAGGTGATTTTGATGGTGAACAATCAGGCACTCTGATTGGCCTGTGGCTATGCAGCACTGTATATTGTGATACAATAAAATTTTGTGTGCCACAGTGGACCTTCTATTGGCTTAGACTAATCAGTTATgcaatatattgatatattgaaCATGCATGATATTTTTATGGTGGGCTCTTCAACATATTGTGAATAATTCTTTATTATTTCAACATTTAGATGgtcttttataaatattcagattGTTATATTGGTAGTGGTGCATCACAGCACCAAATGCTCAAAGTGTAAATCGGAAATTAATTtttaactaactaattaattaacatttttatgctAATCTGGCCTATGACAATCATGATATATTGATTGGAAATTCTTGCATTAGCTATTGTACTTGTATTGTACTTGTAATCTTATTTTTGGTAATAATTtccttttaaacatttgtttacattGAACATTTATCTAcaataatgcagttttttttgttattatagctTTTAAGCCTTGTGCACAATGGGATTTTTATAGCTTGGCCTTATCTCCATCATTTTTTGAGAAGTTTTTCAACATTCATGTTCATGAAAAACAGAAATACACAAGTACACTTGGTGCAACTTTATTCTTCTGACACTGACTTGTGGCACCCTCATGCTTGTTCTTTGTGTATTTATAGTGTAAGCctttcttcttctgttaaacatcctcCACTACAGCACACAAATGCTGGTCAAAAGTTTGTGGAAAAAGTTACAAACCATGAAAGAAAATGAAGTGAAATTAAAGTTACCATTGAATCCTACTGGACTGAGAGCCACCAAGCCGTGTTTTACTTTAACTTCAGTAGCTCAACCACATGAACAAAGGGCCAGATTTTAGTGCAGCacatcaaacaaaaaaacagccggattattattattttttttaaatgacacttttcttTCATTACGTTGGGTTGAAATAAGGGTAATGTTGTTTAATAACTGTATTCTTTTATTATCCTGTATGTTTGAAACCAGCAGATTTCATTCAGATATGCAAGAAAAGTATGActaaaacaatttctaaattatATCGAGCAATAAGTAATTCTAGAGAACTCTCAACAGACTATATAAGAATAAAACGGGAAAAGGAAGTAGGTATTATTTTGAATCAGGACTAATGGGTTAAAATATATGCTGTCCCACATACCTCAACAAGCTCAAGAATGTGGCTTGAGTTTTGTTGGAAAAActtgattagattttttattacacCAAGAATTAAATCATTAATCAACTTTGGGGTAGAAGAGGCACATCATGTGCATATAATCTGGCAGTGCTCAAGAATGAACAGTTTCTGGGAAACTGCACTCCACTATTAATGATATTTTTGATCTTCTTATTCCTAGATCATTCAAAGTACTTTATCTAGGGGATATTCCTATTAAGCTTGAAAATGAGGATCGatatctatttaaaatatttttggcaaaaaaaaagctATAATCCGTAAATGATATAAAGAAGACCCACCAACTCCAACTGAAGATGAATGGTTCAAAATAATAGCAGAAGTTGAGGAAATGGAAAAGATGACATATGCACTTCGATTACAAATAgagatctttaaaataaaatggagtAAATTGATGGCTTTCTCCACAACGACAATATAATTAtctataatttaacatttacataattCTAGAGGTTATATATGTTTGCCaatcttttattctattttattttatacttattttatttatttattttctttaagaggttattttcatatttttatgtatgtatgtatgtatatatatatatatatatacatgaatggatgtatttttatatatacgttgatatgtatatgtatgtatatatgtattattattttttgtttgttttgtttccacTGGATATATGTTcctaaaaaatcaataaaaactaaGCATAACATTCTTTTGAAAAAAACCCAGTAGATTAAACTATGCTTTTCACATGTATTTCacaaaaaagacatttttctGATAGGTGTTTTATACAGCAGTGTGCACACTCACATTAGCACCTTTTGTTCAGTCACAAGGCTTTGGCGATAATCATGCTCAATAATTGTCCAGGTGTGCAAAAGCCTTTAAAGTGATCTTTTTGGCAGCTTAGGGCATTATCATGATAAAACCATATAGAGTGATAAAAGCTTTAGCAATTATCGCAATAAGAAGATTGAATAACCATCATAATAAGCCATTCAGGATAGCCTTTGTTGCTTCAATGAACCCTAGGTGCCCAACAACACCCTGTCTCTGGTTGTGGTTTGTCCCTCTTTAAACCACTGTTGACCAGGAGCAACAGCTGTGCTGTTTCAGAAATACTTTGACCCAGTGGCCTTGTCATAACAATTTAGCCCTTTGGTCAAAGTTACTTGAATCATTTTTTCTCCCTCTTACTCCTGCATCTGACACATGAATTCTGACATCTGATTGTTTGCTTACCATCTAGTCTACCTAGATTGTTACAATCTTCTTGATAGGAGACTATCTATGATATTCGCTTAACCATTCACTGGTTATAATGGCCGAATCATTGAATATTCCAACAAGCAATGTTGTGTTTAAGAGACATCCAAACATAGACGtaatggctaaaacaaggctaaaattgGGCGGTTACTGAAAATCAGAAAGACATTTAACAGTAatccaaaaatagactagtcatcaaatatacAGAAATGACTACACATGTAAAGTCAGTCTAATCTGTctttttgatgactagtctatttttggactattgttacaCATCTATtcgatttttactgacagcccaaatttagccttgttttaaccatAGCCGTCTAGGTTTTCATGTCTATAGGtgtctaaacacacacaaaaaatggttGCTGGGATCAAGTTAATCTCAAGCTTAACTGCTGCTTCAGTTATATTTGATGGTTCTGTCTTTTCTTACACTTAGAGATGGCGTTCTCCTGGCTTTCCTGTGTCTGTGGCCTCCACCTTCACCAGCTCAACCTTCAGCAGCAGTTACAGTCTGGACAGTGACTATGCCAGCTCTCCTTTAGCAGGGGAAGAGCCGgttccacaacaacaacaacagacacCAGAAGCCACACCGCAGCAAACTCCCAGCAGGTGGAGAGAAAACGTCCTTACACTGTAGTATTTATGACCtttatagtgctgtatttatagtgGTGTATgtcaattattttcattattcattattattattattataggaatGTTGATTCTCATCTTCTCCCAGCCTCACCCAGTGAGAGAGAGATCGCCGTTCCTGTGAGTATCATTTCAGATTACACACTTTAAGATAGAATGCACACATTTTAAAACACTCTTCAAACGTTTGAGTGTCagtaagatttataatatttttggaattattattgcaataattCAAAGTCATGGTTTTCTgtcactcaccggacactttattaggtacaccttactagtgccgggttggacccatttttgccttcagaactgccttattcTTCCGtggcagattcaacaaggtactggaaatattcctcagagattttggtccatattgacatgagcatcatgtagttgctgcagatttgtcggctgcacatccatgatgcgaatctcctgttccaccacatcccaaaagtgctctattggattgagtactggtgactgtggaggccatttgattacagtgaactcattgtcatgttcaagaaaccagtctgagatgattcgaactttatgacatggtgcgttatcctgctggaagtagccatcataacatgggtacagtgtggtcataaagggatggacatggtcagcaacaatactcaggtaggctgtggcgttgacatgatgttcaattggtactaatgggcccaaaatgtgcaaaaaaaaatcccccactccattacaccaccaccagcagcctgaaaaATTGacaggatccatgctttcatgttgttaatgccaaattctaaccctaccatcttAATGTCACTCGagatcgagactcatcagaccaggcaacgttttttctatcttctattgttcaattttggtgagcctgtgagaattgtagcctcagtttcttgttcttagctgagaggagtggtacccggtgtggtcttctgttgcagctggttatttgtgttactggtgcctttctatcaactggaaccagtctggccattttcctttgacctctggcatcaacaaggcatttgcgcccacagatctgctgctcactggatattttctctttttctgaccattttctgtaaaccccagagatggttgtgtgtaaaaatcccagtagatcagcagtttctgaaatactcagaccagcccgtctggcacaaacaactatgccatgttcaaagtcacttaaatcagctttctttcCCATtatgatgcttggtttgaactgcagcagatcgtcttgaccatgtctacatgcctggcagacaggtgtacctaacaaagtggccggtgaatgtatttcTTAAATATAAGTAATTAATTTGATGCAAAGGTGTGTTTTCAGGAGTCATTACTACAGTTAGTAttataagtttattataaaatattttattatgcataatattaaagggatagttcaccctaaaaatgtcaattctgtcaataattgttccaaacccctgagactttccttcattttttaaacaaaaatgtacatactttggatgaaatccgagagctcccttATCCTTCATAGACATCAACAGTCCCGACTTAGTCAAAGTCCAGAAAGGTGCCGAAAAAAAGAAAAGGTACTAAAGTTAAGAAGGTAGCAAAACAacgtgtcttcagtggttcagtCAGAAAATCATGAATAATGACttcattcaacagtttcttctcagtgtcagtatagggcgcacATTCATGAGTTTTCTCATGAAGTATTATCAAAGCttcataatattctgattgaactaCTGAAGCCATATGGTCTgatttgaggatgtttttggtaTTGTTCTGAACTTTGAATGAGTCAGGAACACtgctgtctatagaggatgagGGAGCTTTCAAATTTGGACATGAGGGTGATTAATTAATGTACACCaacctgattttaccaagtaggacatgttcctggattaacatctatgttgatcctggaacaactttccaatcagccaatcagaattaagggttTTCTACATGAGTGTTATCTATTAtccccctctgattttgggaataatatacagtttaatataCCTCTGACTTCTGAAGTGTTCGAGATCAAGAAAACATTTCTGATTGTCTTGCAGCGGTCGAGGCTCTCAAGACTTTTTTTTCATCATAGGAAATTAACTGCACCCTGTTCCTGTTAGCCGGCTATGCCAAGTATGGGCAACCATATGCCTGGATTCGTTCCAATCATGAGCGCCTTGTAAACGTTGGAGGAACTGATACTCTAGTCAAAGATACACCAATGAAGCTCAAGTCCATCACAGATTGGCTTTCATCACCTCAAGGTTTTAACATCTATATTTCAACGTCAACAGGTTTTATTGGCCATAATTGTGTCATAAACACAGTTTCTTCATGTTCCTGGCTCAGGGACTGGAAAATGTTATAGTCATTTCTTTTTACAAGGTTAAAGGTTACGTATGAATGCCTTACTTTTCTcttatcactgtaaaaaaaatcttgcagcctcattttttttgttgaatcaaataaacttcTCTAGTCACCTcaactaaaaactgatttatacttctgcttcgagtgatcagcgtgacccaggGCACTTGCCTTgcgtgtagtcgtgcatttatacttgtgTGCTGTTTGTATTGCCTTGTATTGTAATAACACTTACGAAATGCTTGCCGGCA harbors:
- the si:dkey-19b23.7 gene encoding uncharacterized protein si:dkey-19b23.7, with protein sequence MSSGMQEQQQRTKLQHFLSELAILGSLQGFQYFQPWLRGREELLLTVVNDDLRWRSPGFPVSVASTFTSSTFSSSYSLDSDYASSPLAGEEPVPQQQQQTPEATPQQTPSRNVDSHLLPASPSEREIAVPEINCTLFLLAGYAKYGQPYAWIRSNHERLVNVGGTDTLVKDTPMKLKSITDWLSSPQGTHVWDVVSELVGLCTMPPPDNPFTLDMRYLQTLSLPERFLVTGALLNFLEMIVVQGSREEPFYDLVVAELKPLRQLHFQSLSEIRKFQLSDRSSNSLNAKLQDEN